A window from Staphylococcus succinus encodes these proteins:
- a CDS encoding phosphoglycerate dehydrogenase, translated as MKIVGLRKLDGLEEDLINAFPDIKFVFTNGIDDITDEDKQSVDILVGYDGSLDQAFLEACPKLKWLAWYSTGVNKLPLDYIAKRNIILTNGKGVHAKQMSEFIIAYILDDYKLMRTSYINQQNKLYDSKMVGHRVSNESILFLGTGSIATSTAHIAKALGMEIIGVNTSGRNVKGFDKTYSVKELTNILPEADIIVNTLPETKSTIHLLSRKHFEVMKATSLFINVGRGTLIEESVLIDVLKNKIIRHAYLDVFEKEPLTPDNELYLLDNVTITAHITGNGIENNGEATEIFIENLNHFLNNGDVIENKVDLEKGY; from the coding sequence ATGAAAATCGTGGGTTTAAGAAAATTAGATGGATTAGAAGAGGACCTCATAAATGCATTTCCGGATATAAAGTTTGTTTTTACTAATGGTATAGATGATATAACAGATGAGGACAAACAGAGCGTAGATATATTAGTGGGGTATGATGGATCTTTAGATCAAGCTTTTTTAGAAGCGTGTCCAAAGTTGAAATGGTTAGCATGGTATTCCACAGGAGTGAATAAATTACCATTAGACTATATAGCAAAGCGCAATATTATCCTAACAAATGGTAAAGGTGTACATGCAAAACAAATGTCAGAGTTTATTATAGCTTACATTTTAGATGACTATAAGCTTATGAGAACATCCTATATCAATCAACAAAATAAGTTATATGATTCTAAGATGGTAGGGCATAGAGTAAGTAATGAAAGTATTTTATTTCTAGGTACCGGTAGTATAGCAACAAGCACTGCGCACATTGCAAAAGCATTAGGCATGGAAATTATAGGTGTAAATACTTCAGGACGTAATGTAAAAGGCTTTGATAAAACGTATTCGGTAAAAGAACTTACTAATATACTACCTGAAGCGGATATTATCGTTAATACTCTACCTGAAACAAAATCAACTATACATTTACTTAGTAGAAAACATTTTGAAGTTATGAAAGCTACATCATTATTTATTAATGTAGGAAGAGGAACGTTAATAGAAGAAAGTGTATTAATTGATGTATTAAAAAACAAGATAATTAGACATGCATATTTAGATGTATTTGAAAAAGAACCATTAACACCAGATAACGAATTGTACTTATTGGATAATGTAACTATTACAGCACACATTACTGGCAACGGTATAGAAAATAATGGAGAAGCAACTGAGATATTTATTGAAAACTTAAATCACTTTCTCAATAACGGAGATGTAATTGAGAATAAAGTTGATTTGGAAAAAGGCTATTAA